Genomic DNA from Novipirellula galeiformis:
CGACTGTCTGTTGTTGGGATGGGGATTGTCGGACGATAATGCACACAGCCCGAACGAAAAATTCAAGATCCAAGATTATCATCGAGGCATTGCAGCCTCGGCGATGCTTTGGAGTGAACTCGGAAAACTAAGCGAAAGCAAATAGAGACTATGCTCGATCGAAAATTTATTATTCAGAATGCACAAATGATCAGCGACAACTGCAAGCGTCGCGGTGTCAATTGTGATATTGAAACGCTGGTCGCACTCGATGAACGTCGACTCGTCACGCTGCAAAATGCACAAGACTTGAATCGACAAGCCAACGAAGTCAGCAAGGGAATCGGTGCGGCCAAGGACGCCGACGAACGTCAGCAGATGATCGAGAGGGGCCGCCAACTGCGTGAGCAGAAAGAAGCCGCTCAGCGCGAGCACGATCAATTGGATGAACAGATCAGCGGCATTCAAGCTCAAATTCCTAACCTCACGCATCCCGACGCACCGACCGGCGGTGAAGAGGATGCGAACGAATTATCGTTCGGCAAAACCGCGAAGCCCAAGTTTGATTTCAAACCGCTCGACCATCTCGAACTGGGCGAAAAACATGACCTGTTCGATTTTGAATCGGGGGCGCGGGTAGCGGGTGCCGGTTTCTACTTTTTGCGAAACGCGGCGGTACGGCTCGATTTGGCGCTGCAGCAATTCGCCGTCAGCTTTTTGTCCGAGCGTGGGTTCACCCCCGTGACGACGCCCGATGTGGCGCTCACGAGCGTGCTGCACGGAACAGGCTTTAACCCGCGTGGCCCCGAAACGCAAATTTACAGCATCGAAAATACCGAATTGAATCTCGTCGCAACCGCCGAAATTCCACTCGGCGGCATGATGTCGGGACAGACCCTTGAGTTGGAGAAGTTGCCGTTGCGGCTTTGTGGCCTCAGTCACTGTTTTCGAACCGAAGCGGGCGCAGCAGGACGCGCTTCGAAAGGACTCTATCGAGTTCACCAATTCACCAAGGTCGAAATGTTTGCCTTCAGCTCGCCCGAGCAAAGCGATGTCTTGCATGAAGAAATGCGTTCGCTCGAATGCGAACTGTTCGATCAATTGGAAGTGCCCTACCGGGTCATCGATACTGCTAGCGGCGATCTCGGCGGCCCCGCCTATCGTAAGTACGACCTCGAAGCGTGGATGCCCGGCCGAGGCGAAGCGGGCGAGTGGGGGGAAGTCACCAGCACTAGCAATTGCACCGACTACCAAGCCCGACGACTAAACATTCGCTTCAAGCGAGCGGGACAAAAGGGGACCGAGTTTGTTCACACCTTGAACGGCACCGCCGTGGCAACCGGGCGAGCCATGATTTCGATCATCGAAAATCATCAGCGAGCCGATGGCAGCATTGCCGTCCCGAAAGTGCTGCAACCTTGGGTGGGCACCGATGTGATCGGTTAAGGAGGGGCGCGCGTTAACCGCATCTTCCCCTCCCCTCGCTTTTTCTGTCGAGGTTCCCAACTGGCATTGACACCCCGTTCGCTCAGTTCCTAGGTTCCCAACTGAATGTGAAATGGGGTCATGGTTGAACGGATTTTACCGATTTGGGGAATTTGTTTGATTGACCGATGTCCAATTGTCCGAATGAGCGAAAGGATATCGCTTGTTCGGAAACCAGGGGTCAAGGTAGGCAGGGATGCTTTCAAAACTTGCAAATAACCGTCGTGCACTCGTTGCCGCATGTGTGACCGCTTCGTGCTTATCGCTCGGATGCCGTTCTAGTATGCGACCCTTGAGTATGTTTGCTCGACATAAAGAACCTTCGGCCGAAGCGCTTGCAGGAGCGGGGCCAACGAAAACCTATCCTGCCCCACCGAGCGCCTCGGTGACCCCCGAGGCCATCGCCTCGGTCGCAGGAGGCACGGCGGGATCTCGCAACGATCCTATGAGCGGAAATACGGCCACTCAGATTGCCGGTAACACTCCCAAAACCCCGGCCTTTGCCGGCGAGGATCGCTCCTCCGGATTTGCAACCCCCGCATCGGCAAACATGTCAGCCGCTCAGGCCAACGGTTTCCAGGGGACGCCACAAACCGCATCCTACGCGAACAGCGGCAATCCGAATGCGATGACCTCGGGCTATCAATTCGGCAAGAAAACCTTCACGCCGAAGACGAGCGAGTCGGTCGCGGCGACGACGCCAACCGGTTCACAGTTCACATCACCTTCTACGACGGCGCCTTCAAGCTACACGGCCCCCTCATCGTTTACGCCTCCCGCTTTGGCGGCATCGAAAACAAGCGACTCGACCAGCGGCACAAACGCAGCTTCCGATGCGGGGCTAGGCTCAGGCGGCTTTATGCTTCCGAGTGATATCGCCGCGACCGTTCCCAAGACCACTGCATCGGCAACCGAGGCGGTGGGCGGGTGGACGCCTCCATCACTGGCGACGTCAAACGCCTCACCAGCCGCAAGTGATTCCTCGGTTGCGGAAACGAAGACGGCCAAAGCGATTAGCAGCACTTCGGAGACTCCGGCGAGCTTCACGCCATCGGGCGGCGCCGCAGCGACTACGGAGTCAACGAAAAGCGGTGGCTACATGCCGGGAAGCACCAGCGGTTCCTCGGCTTATCCCGGCACCAACTATGCACCCACGAGCACCTCGGGGTCATTCTACCGATAACGCGGATGGATCATCCGGGCTAGCGCGAGCTTCCGGGGGGCGTTATCGCCAACGCCGCTGTGCTCGCTCGCTGGCGGCGTGAACTCGACTTTCGCGGTCTACCAACAAATGTCGTTGGCATTGAAGATGGGGCCTTCGACACAGGTGCGTTTGTAATCCCAAGGCTCGGGACCTTCTTGGCGAACCTTTGCCACACAAGAAAAACAGACGCCGATGCCACAGGCCATCGGCGTTTCCATCGAAACGTCGCAGTCGACTTCGGCCTCGGCGCAAACCTTTGCGACCTTTTCCATCATGATTTCGGGGCCGCAGGTGACGACGCGAATGCGCTCATCCTTGGACAATTCCGCCAATCGGGCCGCCAACACATCGGGAACCAGTTGGCGCACGCCTGCGGAACCGTCGTCCGTACAGAGAGTGACGTCGAAATCGGCCGCGCGGAAGTCGTCCACGCCGGCCAAGAATGATTTTTTTCGAGCTCCGTAGATCAATTCCACATTTTGGCTCCAGCCGTTTTCACGCGCCGGACTGCCGAATGATTGTGACCCATTTGCCTCGCGTCCAAGCGTTAGCATCGGCGTTTGCCCGATCCCTCCCACCGCCATGATCAAGCGGTCACAGGGTGTATTGGAGAAACCGTTGCCAAGCGGTCCCCAGAGCGTGACCGCCGTTCCCAAGGCAGCGTTTGCGAGCGTCTCCGTCATGACACCCTTGCGAAGATAAACCAGGTCGATCCAGGTGGGAGTTCCCGTGGAATCGTTCGTGACATTGTAGACCGCTAAGGCGCGGCCAATCAAAGGTGCGTCAGTTCCCGCCAAGCGAATCATCACGAATTGGCCTGGCACGACGGAAGCCGCAATCGCGGGCGCGGCGACCCGCAAGCGGTACGTCTTCTCGCCCACCAACTCGTTTTGCTCAATCGCCGATTGGACTTGGGTCATCTTGTCGGCGTAATACTTTGCGTGCAGCTTCGACATGGGGATTAACGTCTTCGTTTCTTTTTCGCGTTTCGATTACTGGACTGTTTTCCCGCCGCTTTCCCTTGGGAGCCGAACGATTTTTTGGTTGCCCGCTTGGCCCCTCCGCGGCCACTCGTCGCAGTGGACTTCTTGCGTTTTTCGGGCTTGGGCTCCGCGGGTTCACCGCCGATGATCACGCCGGTGGTTGGCGGTGGCTCGTAGCTCGGCGATCGATCGATGCGAATGCCGCGAGTCTTGATTGGACCCGCTGGAGGTGCTCCGGTGCGTTTGGCTGGCTTGGCGGGGCCTGACTTGCGTTGCCCCGACTTGGTGGAGTCCGCACGCTGTGTTTGCCGCGTTCCGGTGGCTCGGCGAGAGCCCACGGGTTTCGCAGTCGCGCCGGCTCGTGCTGCCGTCTTGTTTTTATCGGTCTTGTCTTGGCTCGCCGAGGTCCTGCCCCGCGGCCGTCCACCTTCTTGGGCTTCCTTGGCGGCGTGCCTGATCGATTCCTCTGCGGCGTTTCGCAACTTTTTGACTTCGTCGCGACCTAAAACGCGATAGGCACCGATCGGGATTTCACCCAAACGAAGCGGTCCCACGGCGATCCGGCGAAGTTGTTGCACCTTGTGTCCAAGACGCGCAAAGATGCGACGGATTTCGCGGTTCTTGCCTTCGCGAAGCGTGACTTCCAATTCGGTCGCCTTGCCGCGACTCTTCAGTACCTTCGCCCCCTCGACCCGTACAAAGCCTTCGGCGATATAAATCCCCTTTTCCATCTGTTTCATCGCCTTGACGTCGACCTTGCCGGCGACCGTGACGCGATAAACCTTTTGGATTTGGTACTTTGGATGAGCGAGCTTTTGGGCGAGTTCGCCATCGTTGGTCAGCAGAATCAAACCTTCACTGCTGCGATCCAAGCGACCCACGGGGAACACTCGCTCGGTGGGCGGCACCATGTCGATGACACGGGGACGCCCCTGTGGATCCGAGTTGGTCGTGACCACGCCGACAGGTTTGTTGACCGCGTAATAGACAAGCTTCTGAGCTCGCAACGCCACGCCATCGACGAAGACCTTCGCCTCCTTGGGATCAAAGCTGGCACCTAATTGATCGACGATCTTGCCGTTGACTTCGACCCGTCCCTCGATGATCAACTCTTCGCATTGTCGCCGGCTCCCAAAGCCGGCGGCAGCCAGCAATTTTTGCAGACGAATTTCAATGCTGCTTTCCGGTGAAGCATCTTCAACCGGGGTGCGGCGTTTGGGTTTGAATTTTTTTGAGCTTGGGCGTGGCATTCGTGTTCTCGGGCCGTCGACATGGACTTATCGACAAAAGGTACCAGAACAAAGCCGGTTTGTGACGCAGGGGTATTTTATCTGGCCAAAGAGGGCTGGGGGAAGTAGGGAAGCCGAAGTAGGCAAAGCGAAGTGCCCCCGTTACGGTGCAGCGACAGGGCGACGGTATCAGGAGCATGCGGTGCTGTGCTCGCCCCCCGCTAGACTGGCCGACTCCGTTTGCAGTTACACGATTCCCGTGATTCCAGCTGTTGTGATTTCAGCAAACCATAGCCCGATCCGCCCGCGACGGGACGAGTCGAGATCGATTTTCCCTCGCTCACGCGTCGGGTTGTGAAAAGCAGGCGACTTCAGGACCCAATGACGGGTACAAGATCGACTAGCGGCCCAACCAAGGCATCGCATCCGGAATCAGACGATTGCGGACCGGTTCCGGCAAGGGTTGCTGATAGCTCGGTGGACGCGAAGCGGCCTCGTAGGGGGCGATGTCATTCTGGGGGTAGGGGTCGTGGACGATCGCGTTGGCTTGTTGCTGGTTCATCGTTCCCGGTGCAGCGAACCAGCCTCCGCCACGACATCCGGTTATTGAGATCGCGAGTACGGCAGTGCAGAGAAGTGCCGAAATTTTGATTGGGGGGATTCGCATGCGTCCGATTCCATTGGATTGCCACGGCCGGGCAATGTGCTCGTCCGCAAGCAGTTTTCTGCTTTTAGCAAGTCACGACCCATCGGTGGGAGAGTACGAAGTCTGGGTGTCGTCTGCCAAGAGGAATTAGGAGGGTGGCAGCGGAAGGGAACACGTCCTGCCCTTCGATAAAGACTATCGAAATGAAGCCTTCACCCGATGCAGTGTCGATGCCATTTGATAGCAAGATTGACGAGAGATGGTTTCAGTTGCGAGGGTTGTTGCGGATGGGTTGGTGGCCCCCTCTTAGGTTGTGCCGCTTGCGACGCGAGAAGACATCGTGGGGGGGGGCGAGAATACATCGCGGGGGAACGCGCGATCCGGTTCACACGGCGGTCATTTCCAAGGCGGTGCTGTGCTCGCCCAAATCGAGCCGAACGGGGCCGAGTGCCGCTGGCAGTAGTAGAGAATCGCCAGTCGCAAGCCGCAGTTTTTCGGTCGTGGTGGTCAACGTCGCGGTGCCCGACGGCACGGTGATCAGGTGGAATCGATCGTCGTCGCCGAACGTTTCGCCCGTTACCGGAGCGGGGCCACTTTGGAAGGCGCGGAGCACAAATTTGTCACACATCACCAGCGTTTGCCACGCATGCACGTCCTGTCGGACTTGGATGGGTTGGACCGGGCCGCGGTCAAAATCGGTGACTTCAAGGCCTCGTTGAAGATGCAATTCGCGAGAATTTCCCTGCTCGTCGACTCGATTCCAATCGAACAACCGGAACGTGGTGTCGCTGGATTGTTGGATCTCGGCGACCAGCAATCCCTTGCCCAAGGCGTGGACCGTTCCTGCGGGAATGAAGACGCAGTTTCCGGGTTCAGGGTGAAATTGATGTAGCACCTCCTCGGCCCTACCCTCTTGGATTGCCGCGCGTAGGTCGGCTTCACGGACCCCCGTTTTCAAGCCCGCGTAGACGACGCTATCGGGTTGGGCGGCGACGATATACCACGCTTCCGTTTTACCCCGATCGGGAATCGGCATTTTTGCAGCGTAATTATCGGACGGGTGGACTTGAACCGACAACACCCGATTACAATCGAGGTACTTTAGTAGCAAAGGGAATTCGTCATCTTCGGACTCGCCCATCAACCATGGTTGGTGCTCTACTAGTAGCTCGCGAAGGCTTTTCCCCGCTAAGGGGCCCGAGACAACGATGCTCTGGTCGGCTCCGTGATCGACAACTTCCCAACTTTCCGCGTAATTGGCACCCTCGCCGATCGGTTTCCCGAGATGATCGCCGAGCAATCGGCCCCCCCACAGAGTTTGTTTCAAAACGGGCTTGAATCGAAGCGGATATGGCTCAATCATGGACACGAAATCGAAGCTTTCAGGTTTTTAGAGACTTGAATCGACGATGGTGACATCGAAAAGAAAGATGCGTTGTTAGACTGGTGCTATGGTCATCGTAGCGTCGCTGGCATTCGGCGCGGCCCCCCAAATTTAGTCAACTCGACTCGCATTTAACCTCTTTAACCTCGACTCTTAATTAAAAAATCTATCGTGGATCGACCGGCACTCCCTAAAGACGACCTTTTCGAGAATTCAACGATGACCTTCGGGGAACACCTCGAAGAGTTGCGTGGCAGTCTGGTCAAGGCAATTATTTGGCTCGGTGTCGGCTTATGCGTTGGTCTTTTCTTTGCCAACGACGTGATACGGTTTATCCAGGCACCGCTTCAAGGTGCGATTCAGCAGTTTAATGCGGACCGCGATTTGAACAGTTTGGGGTACAAGGATTTATCCGATCCTGAAATTCAGCCGCTGCGTGAATTCTTGATGCAGAATGCGCTGGTCTGGGAAACGATTTACGAAATTCCCGCCGAACTGCAAACATTGGCTCCCGAATCGATCCAGCCCAATGCGCAAGAGGGGACTGACGGAGGTGACGTCGATGCTCCGGCGTTGACGGTCAAGCCGCTGGTGATGAAAGAGTTGCTGCAAAAATTGCCTGAACCGTCGGCGCTGCAGCCCAAGATCCAGTTGCGGCAAAGCAAGACCAGCGTCAGTTCGCTCAAGATCGAAGAACCCTTCATGATTTGGGTCAAGGCAGGCTTGATTGTCGGAGCGGTTTTGGCTTCCCCGATGATTCTGTATCACCTTTGGACCTTTGTCGCCTCTGGCTTGCATGCACATGAGCGTCGCCACGTTTATCTCTACATGCCGATTAGCGTGGTGCTCTTTAGTTCGGGGGTCGTGCTCGCTTTCTTTCTCGTGTTGCACTACGTCCTAACGTTCTTGTTGGCGTTCAATGGCAGCATGGATGTGGCGGTGGAGCCTCGGTTGACCTACTACGTTAACTTCGTCTTGATGTTGCCACTCGGGTTCGGGATCGCGTTTCAATTGCCTTTGGTGATGTTATTCCTACAACGCATTGGGCTTTTCGAAACCGAGGCGTACATCCAAAGTTGGAAGGTTGCCGTGTTGGTGATCTTCGTGATGTCGATGTTGTTAACGCCTGCGGACGTGACCAGCATGGTGGCATTGGCGATTCCGTTGATGTTGCTGTATTTCCTCGGCATTTTGATGTGCAAGTTCATTCCACGAGGGCGAGGCCTGGGCAGCGCCGCCTACGATCCTGCGTAGCCGATCGGGATGATCGGCGTACCGGGATGGTGTCGCGTCGCCGTCGTCACCCGGCGGCAACCCTCCGCGAGCGGAGCTTGGCTTGCCCGTAGCTCAAGCAGATGCCGCCATCGGCGGATCGCGTGGAGGCCGAGTCGTTGTAAACGCTAGAATCGGGTTGATCGGCGTGGGGATCTCGCCGTTTGGCCGGAATGGAAGCTTGTTTTTCTGGTTTTTACTGGCGGGGTGCTACACTCGGGATTCTCAAATCTCGACGGAGCAAGCACTCTCTCTACCGGCTCAATTATGCATTTGCAATCGTTTCTGTTGGTCGTCCTTTCGCTGAGTTGTGGTTCGCTGCCGGCGGGCGAAGTCGATCTGACGCGAGCGGTTGTGGCTACGTTGGGGATGATTGTGGCTTGGTGGATACTTTGCCATATCGCAGCCAGGACCACTTCGCAACAAGTGATTGCGGGAAATATCGAACCGATCCAAGGGGCTCAGTGGCTGGAAACGCAATTGGATGTGTTTCGCTGGCTCGGTCTCGGGGTCGTCGTGATGTGTTTAGCAGGCTTTGGCTTGGCGAGAAATCTTGATGCCATGCCCGTCATTCAAAACTCGATGTTTTTGCAGTCGTTGGTGCTGTTGTTTCCCGGGCTAGCGATTTCAGCGGCAAGTTGGTCTGCCGAGCATCGCTATGGCGTGTTGCTTGAATACGCTGACCGTGGCATTGTCACCCACCTTCGCAGTATCGTCAGTTCATTTCGTGGTGGGGTGGCTTGGTTGGTGGTTCCGATTTTGATGTTGTTAGCCAGTGCCGACGCCATCACGCGGTTGCCGATTAGCCAGCAACAAGCGGGATGGGTGATGGCGGGGGCGCTCGTTTTGTTTCTATGTGTGGGACTCCCTTGGTTGGCCTCTCGATTATTCAAAACAGGTCCACTGGATGGCGAAGCGGAGGCATGGGTGGCGAGTTTGTTGTCCGCCTCGGGTTTGCAGCGCACCAAGGCGGTTCGCTGGGATACGGAAGGGCGTTCCTTTAATGCCTTGATTACCGGTTTTGTTCCTCCGCTGCGAACGTTGTTGTTGTCGGATCGATTGCTCGACGAACTTCCTCGCGGACAGTTGGCGATGGTGGTGCTTCACGAAGCGGCTCATTTGCGTCGCCGTCATGTGCCGTTGCGAATGTTGTCGATTCTGCCCGCTTGGGGGGTGGGGGCGGGCGTCACGCGATTGGCTGGCGATGCGAGTTGGGCGATGGTGGCCGGAAGCGTCGTGGCAATCATCTTGACGCTGGGGGTTTTGCGTTTGATTGCCTATCGGACGGAGTTTGACGCCGATGTCCAAGCCTGTCGCTTGGCCGAGAAAATTGCACCGTCGGTGAGTGAGGTGCCCGAGAGCTATGCCGCGGCTGCCGAGGCGTTGAGCCGGGCGCTCATTCGAGTCACCGAAGATCATCCTGCCGCACGCAAACCCACATGGCTTCATCCCGGAGTCGTCGACCGAATTGAATGCATCCGCCGACAACGGATCATTCCCAACGTTAATAACGTGACCGCTGGGACCATGGCAAATCCGGTATAGCCGTGGATTTCCACCAAGGTGTGCATCGTTAGGGTGGACGCCATCGGTAACATGCACATGAACACGCTGGCAATCGAAAGCAGTCCGGTCACCAGCGTCAACCAGAATCCGAGCTGCAGCAGCGTATTGGATTGCTGCGTGCCGATCGCTTGACCGATCATCAAGATCCCTAGGATCGGTAGTGCGGTCACGACCCCGCCGCTAGCCATCATGTGCACGATCAGTGCCTTGCCCGATAAGTGACCGCCGGTGAGCGACGGCAATGCGGTGACGGCGAGCACGGCGGTGCAGACCACCGTCACGAGCAGGCAGATTCGAATCGCGAGTTTGATCATAGCGTCCAAGGCAAGGCTTCTTAGGCAATGCTTGTTTTGAAAGAGGCGGTGTGCGGTGTTTTTTTCAGACCGTGTGATGATTGCGGCGGGTGAAGCGTGAAGCCAAGGCTCCCACGCCGACGAGAAGGATCAGGCACAGCAACGCAATGGATGTCGCCATGATGTACTTGAACGAGGCGCGTCCCGCGAACAATTGGTTCCACATCAACGTTTGATTGGGATCAAGTCCTTGCAGCGAAGCCATCGTGATTCGTTCGCCTTGGTCGGGGCCAGGGCCTATCGATTGGACGGTCGATGCAAAGATCGCACTTTGCTCGCTGTGGCATTCGGTGCATCCACCGGCGCCAAGCGACCAACCCGCGGGACGCACGTTATGAGCGATCGGCCACGTCATCATTTCAATCGCATCGGTGTTTTTGATTTCATCGCGTGGCACTTGAGATAGCGAATTGCCCTCATCCGTACGGCGATAAACAAATCCGCTGGAGACGTAGACCGCGGTTTCGACGTTCAATTCTTTTTCGATCGCGGCGAGTGACGCCGAGACTTTCTCATGAAATAATTCGCGGCCGGCGGCATTCTGTGCCGCTGCCAATGTTTCGTGCTCTGCCGGTGTCAGTTCCGTTTCGGGTGCTTTGGCCCGCTCGTCACCGAGAATTTTCTTACGCTCGCTCGAGCTCAGTTTCGGCTTGATGATTTCTTTGACAAAGTCGCGGCGTACGCGCAGCGATTTACGCGTCAGGTCATACGTCGTTGCAGGGTCGAGTGGTTGGATTTTGCCTTCGCTGAACGTGCCCCAAAACGCGGGCCAGAGGGCGCGTTGCGGATAAATTTTTCCATCATCCCCTTTGCTGTAGATGGGCCCCGCAATGGACGGTAGTTCCAAACCGGTACGATGATCTTTTGACCCCAGTGAATGGGACAGGCTGGTCATGATTTGCATCGCCTGTTCGCGTGGTAAAGGGCCTCCGTGGCATGCGGTACACGCGAGTTTCTCGAAATGCAGAGGCGGCAGCCCTGCATGGTGAGGAAAGGGGGCGCCCAGACGTCCGGGGCGCGAGGCGATGGTGGACGAACCGGTTTGCTCGGATCCCATGTGACATCCGCTGCAAGAGAGTGTTTCGATTGTCGTGGCGCTGACCGACGACGGGTTGCTCTCGCCTGCAAAACCGCGAGTGGTGTGATGTTCAATGCCGTTGCGGTGACAATCAACGCACTGCATCCCGGCGCGAAGATGGACGTCTTCGTCATGCATCCAACGTAATTCGATCCCTTGATCGGTCACGGTTTGTTGGCTGTGGCATTGGAAGCACGCGTTGTTGCTCGGTTGCCGGACCAAGTCCATGAACACGGTGCCGTCGAGTTCAAAGCGGCGAGGATCGTAGGTGACTTTGGGAAGCTTCTGTTGCGTGGACTCGTCCGCGGGGTCCGCGTCATCCTTGATTCTAGAAACGCTGCCTTTCACGGTGCCAAGTCGGATTCCGGCGGTGGCGGCCCAGGCAAAGTTTTCGTCCTCAATTTGTTCGCGCCGTGAATTGAAGTCGTACACACCGCTGCTGGCATGACAGACCATGCAATCGATTTGCAGCGAACCGCTCAAGGGCCAGCGATTGGAGGTGGCGGCGTGGCGAGCTTCCTCGCGGCTGGTTTCGGCGGCGTCTCCATCCACCTGTGGGGCGACCGCGAAGCCTCCGCCTGGGACGCGGCTACCAAATTGGTGCGTCATGTCCCAGTGGCTGATTCCGAGATCCTGTGGGTTGAACGTTTGTTTCCAATCGCGATACGAGAGCGGGAGCTGCGTTCCGGTTCGAGGGTCGGTCCAAATCCAAGGCTCCCCTACGCGTCCGTCGACCGTGTCGTTCATGAAGGCATTGAAATGCCAACCGTGGGAAATGGTCTCGTAGTCATGGCAGCGACCGCATGTGTTCAGCGACGAGTAAGGTTGGTCGGATTCCGGAGTGATTTTGCGATTGTGGATGTCATACAGATCGATGTGGTGGATGTAGCGAGCATTTGAATCGCTATGAGCGTATTTAGTGGTTTGCCCATACAAGAGTTCAGGACTCGCTATGGTCATACTTCCTGCAATCAAAATCGCGTAAAAGCGGATTCCTGAGGACGTAGCAATACGGTGAGCAGCGCGGAGATTGCGGTAGCGGAACATCGGGTGGCCATCACTTGATGTTAGAAAAGTCAAAGACGTGCCGGGCGACAATGACGTGCCGGGCGACCGCCGATGATGCAAAGAGGACAAGGAACTGCAAAATGGTTTGAGCTTCGCTGGCATGCCGATCAAGCTGTCTTGGCTAAATCGCCCGCCGCTGAATCGTCTGCCTGTGGATGGGAAATGATCGGGGGAGGCCCCCGCGGGAGGCCCTGCATCCCATCACGACCGTAAATGCACCCTATTCACGATTCGCCGAATCCACCCCATAATTTTGCCTTGGCTAGTTTATAAACCTTTTACGCATGGAATTCGAGATGGGACGTTCAGGAGTGATCACTTTCAAAGGCAATCCAATGACTTTGGAAGGAAGCGATTTGGTCGTGGGAGCGACGGCACCTTCGTTTTCGTTGCACTATGCCGAAAATGGAATTCAGACGTTGACTCTTGACGATCTGAAAGGAAAACCCTCGATCATCAGCGTCGTGCCAAGTTTGGACACCCCAACTTGCGCAACGCAAACCAAGCGATTCAACGAAGAACTGGGTTCGCTCGGCGACAAAATCAACGCGGTCACCGTTAGCCGCGACTTGCCGTTCGCACAGGCTCGCTTTTGTGGCGCTGAAAATGTCAAGATGCGCACCGCGAGCGACTATCAAACTCACGCGTTCGGAACCGACTACGGTTTGACGATTGAGGAACTGAAGCTTTTGACACGAGCCGTCATCGTGTTGGATGCCGACGGCAAGGTGGCTTACAAGGAAGTGGTTGCCGAGGTTACCCAAGAGCCTGATTACAGTGCGGCGATGGCTGCACTGCGTATGTTGGTTTAGTTCGCTCCTCAGGCGTGGATGATTGAGATGACAAATGAATCCCCTTCGGTTGTAGTGGCGGCCTTGTACCGGTTCGTTTCGCTTCCGGATTACGTCGAGCTGAAGGCGCCGATACACGCTGAGATGGTTTCTTGCCATGTGCGTGGGACGTTGTTGCTTGCGGCCGAGGGGATTAATGGAACGATTGCGGGGTCGCGTGAAGGGATCGATACGTTGTTATCGATGCTTCGTTCGGACCCGCGATTAGCCGATCTCGAGGTCAAGGAATCCTTTTGCGATGAACTTCCGTTTAAACGCTCACGAGTGCGTTTGAAGAAAGAGATCGTCACGCTCGGTGTGGATGGCATCGACCCCAATGATGCGGTGGGGACCTATGTGGATCCCACTCAATGGAATGAATTGATCGGCGATCCCGATGTGTTGCTGATTGATACTCGAAATGATTATGAAGTGGCGATCGGCACTTTCGAAGGGGCAACGAATCCTGAGACCCATTCGTTTCGCCAGTTTCCTGATTACGTCGACGAGCACCTTGATCCTGAAAAACACACCAAGGTGGCGATGTTTTGCACCGGCGGGATCCGCTGTGAAAAATCAACGGCACTGTTG
This window encodes:
- the serS gene encoding serine--tRNA ligase, with amino-acid sequence MLDRKFIIQNAQMISDNCKRRGVNCDIETLVALDERRLVTLQNAQDLNRQANEVSKGIGAAKDADERQQMIERGRQLREQKEAAQREHDQLDEQISGIQAQIPNLTHPDAPTGGEEDANELSFGKTAKPKFDFKPLDHLELGEKHDLFDFESGARVAGAGFYFLRNAAVRLDLALQQFAVSFLSERGFTPVTTPDVALTSVLHGTGFNPRGPETQIYSIENTELNLVATAEIPLGGMMSGQTLELEKLPLRLCGLSHCFRTEAGAAGRASKGLYRVHQFTKVEMFAFSSPEQSDVLHEEMRSLECELFDQLEVPYRVIDTASGDLGGPAYRKYDLEAWMPGRGEAGEWGEVTSTSNCTDYQARRLNIRFKRAGQKGTEFVHTLNGTAVATGRAMISIIENHQRADGSIAVPKVLQPWVGTDVIG
- a CDS encoding dihydroorotate dehydrogenase electron transfer subunit, producing the protein MSKLHAKYYADKMTQVQSAIEQNELVGEKTYRLRVAAPAIAASVVPGQFVMIRLAGTDAPLIGRALAVYNVTNDSTGTPTWIDLVYLRKGVMTETLANAALGTAVTLWGPLGNGFSNTPCDRLIMAVGGIGQTPMLTLGREANGSQSFGSPARENGWSQNVELIYGARKKSFLAGVDDFRAADFDVTLCTDDGSAGVRQLVPDVLAARLAELSKDERIRVVTCGPEIMMEKVAKVCAEAEVDCDVSMETPMACGIGVCFSCVAKVRQEGPEPWDYKRTCVEGPIFNANDICW
- a CDS encoding pseudouridine synthase: MPRPSSKKFKPKRRTPVEDASPESSIEIRLQKLLAAAGFGSRRQCEELIIEGRVEVNGKIVDQLGASFDPKEAKVFVDGVALRAQKLVYYAVNKPVGVVTTNSDPQGRPRVIDMVPPTERVFPVGRLDRSSEGLILLTNDGELAQKLAHPKYQIQKVYRVTVAGKVDVKAMKQMEKGIYIAEGFVRVEGAKVLKSRGKATELEVTLREGKNREIRRIFARLGHKVQQLRRIAVGPLRLGEIPIGAYRVLGRDEVKKLRNAAEESIRHAAKEAQEGGRPRGRTSASQDKTDKNKTAARAGATAKPVGSRRATGTRQTQRADSTKSGQRKSGPAKPAKRTGAPPAGPIKTRGIRIDRSPSYEPPPTTGVIIGGEPAEPKPEKRKKSTATSGRGGAKRATKKSFGSQGKAAGKQSSNRNAKKKRRR
- a CDS encoding membrane or secreted protein, with amino-acid sequence MRIPPIKISALLCTAVLAISITGCRGGGWFAAPGTMNQQQANAIVHDPYPQNDIAPYEAASRPPSYQQPLPEPVRNRLIPDAMPWLGR
- a CDS encoding type I phosphomannose isomerase catalytic subunit, translating into MIEPYPLRFKPVLKQTLWGGRLLGDHLGKPIGEGANYAESWEVVDHGADQSIVVSGPLAGKSLRELLVEHQPWLMGESEDDEFPLLLKYLDCNRVLSVQVHPSDNYAAKMPIPDRGKTEAWYIVAAQPDSVVYAGLKTGVREADLRAAIQEGRAEEVLHQFHPEPGNCVFIPAGTVHALGKGLLVAEIQQSSDTTFRLFDWNRVDEQGNSRELHLQRGLEVTDFDRGPVQPIQVRQDVHAWQTLVMCDKFVLRAFQSGPAPVTGETFGDDDRFHLITVPSGTATLTTTTEKLRLATGDSLLLPAALGPVRLDLGEHSTALEMTAV
- the tatC gene encoding twin-arginine translocase subunit TatC; the protein is MDRPALPKDDLFENSTMTFGEHLEELRGSLVKAIIWLGVGLCVGLFFANDVIRFIQAPLQGAIQQFNADRDLNSLGYKDLSDPEIQPLREFLMQNALVWETIYEIPAELQTLAPESIQPNAQEGTDGGDVDAPALTVKPLVMKELLQKLPEPSALQPKIQLRQSKTSVSSLKIEEPFMIWVKAGLIVGAVLASPMILYHLWTFVASGLHAHERRHVYLYMPISVVLFSSGVVLAFFLVLHYVLTFLLAFNGSMDVAVEPRLTYYVNFVLMLPLGFGIAFQLPLVMLFLQRIGLFETEAYIQSWKVAVLVIFVMSMLLTPADVTSMVALAIPLMLLYFLGILMCKFIPRGRGLGSAAYDPA